Proteins from a genomic interval of Nerophis lumbriciformis linkage group LG01, RoL_Nlum_v2.1, whole genome shotgun sequence:
- the LOC133618744 gene encoding uncharacterized protein isoform X6, whose amino-acid sequence MENNSLLNAGSEDQQSQSKPLDDKPGLSQIRKSWGFRRSTIAQREFVDEVGEQTSSPLLVRRARSRHSTQTPPALKDNKVAQARQASLAVINDLEWSAPASPVSEEPKPALSHVGGCLDPSMWQDIGSAFGTAFSLLGGDEGLSMDISDDLAIPEVLPVSDATEPILLVADNTEVSEYRELAHNVGILQPVPLEKVASGNVEDVVLISSQDEDSDEVTLIQIKEQLQSKSMHKLIDGRGGRGKARGRGRGRGRGKGRGRGRGKALEVQSLVEDDDVMLVNPSEEQLQHLQEGHKENDSHTLISMETSPAHSVKTLSPVQQMSSDFIIIDTDVEQNTDTTSGPYDDTPEEGKRQDHNDREVIQHSRILASNIYDPTAVYCICRQKHNKRFMISCDSCQECFHGDCVGVSETDGRTEYLCPPCTSKKLSQPPSDSHTQPEPKKCPVVLSLIPSGDKQYRQEELDSLKKTVQVEGNDIEVASVNVPEPAPGTEVEMETDSSLPLCIGQGCSRPALLDSVYCGADCIIQHATFTMKSISDTKEPKPRGRAQRNATTTTPTAKGQCSRVSPRLAAKAEENANEEELMEGDGTQTACDSNLTEVQATSLPSSKLYTASWTLLMLRLSSQSDEYSM is encoded by the exons ATGGAGAATAACAGCCTCCTGAATGCTGGCTCAG AGGACCAACAGAGCCAGTCAAAACCTTTGGATGATAAACCCGGATTGTCCCAGATTAGAAAGTCCTGGGGCTTCAGACGATCAACTATAGCTCAACGGGAGTTCGTGGATGAAGTTGGAGAGCAAACCAGTAGTCCTCTACTTGTGCGTCGGGCTAGAAGCCGTCATTCTACTCAGACACCACCTGCCCTTAAAGACAACAAAGTCGCCCAAGCTCGTCAAGCATCACTGGCAGTTATAAATGACCTGGAGTGGTCTGCCCCAGCTTCGCCAGTATCCGAAGAGCCCAAACCAGCTTTATCCCATGTGGGAGGATGCCTTGACCCCAGCATGTGGCAGGACATTGGGTCTGCCTTTGGCACGGCTTTCTCTCTTCTTGGCGGAGATGAGGGGTTGTCAATGGACATATCTGATGATTTGGCAATTCCAGAAGTTTTACCAGTTTCTGATGCCACAGAGCCCATTCTACTAGTTGCAGATAACACAGAGGTGTCTGAGTATAGGGAACTTGCTCATAATGTTGGAATTTTGCAGCCTGTCCCTTTGGAGAAGGTGGCAAGTGGGAATGTCGAAGATGTAGTTTTGATCTCAAGCCAAGATGAGGATAGCGATGAGGTAACTTTGATACAAATAAAGGAGCAATTGCAATCTAAATCCATGCACAAACTCATAGATGGGAGAGGAGGAAGAGGGAAGGCCAGAGGTAGAGGAAGAGGACGAGGAAGGGGTAAAGGCAGAGGTAGAGGGAGGGGTAAGGCATTGGAGGTTCAATCATTAGTGGAGGATGATGATGTGATGCTTGTTAATCCATCAGAAGAACAGCTGCAGCACCTACAAGAAGGGCATAAAGAAAATGATTCACACACACTCATAAGCATGGAGACATCTCCTGCCCACTCAGTTAAGACTCTGAGTCCAGTTCAGCAAATGAGCTCAGACTTTATTATCATAGACACAGATGTGGAGCAGAATACTGACACAACTTCAGGCCCCTATGATGATACACCAGAAGAGGGTAAAAGGCAAGACCACAATGATAGGGAAGTCATACAACATTCAAGAATTTTGGCTTCTAATATATATGATCCCACTGCTGTGTACTGCATCTGTCGACAAAAACACAATAAAAG GTTTATGATCTCCTGTGACAGTTGCCAAGAGTGTTTTCACGGCGACTGCGTTGGTGTCAGTGAAACGGATGGCCGTACAGAGTACCTCTGCCCACCATGCACTTCAAAGAAGCTGAGCCAACCTCCATCAGATTCTCACACCCAGCCAGAACCAAAAAAGTGTCCAGTGGTCTTGTCACTGATTCCTTCTGGAGACAAACAATACAGACAAGAGGAGCTGGACTCCCTCAAG AAGACTGTACAGGTGGAGGGGAATGATATAGAGGTGGCTTCTGTAAACGTTCCTGAGCCTGCGCCTGGAACTGAAGTGGAGATGGAGACAGATAGCTCACTTCCGCTATGTATTGGACAAGGATGCTCCAGACCAGCTTTACTGGACTCTGTTTATTGTGGCGCTGACTGCATTATTCAGCATGCTACCTTTACTATGAAGTCCATCTCTGACACAAAGGAGCCCAAACCTAGAGGCCGAGCACAGAGAAATGCTACAACTACAACACCTACTGCAAAG GGTCAGTGTAGTAGGGTGTCTCCAAGGTTAGCAGCAAAAGCTGAGGAAAATGCCAACGAAGAGGAGTTGATGGAAGGTGATGGAACACAAACAGCCTGTGACTCCAATCTCACAGAAGTTCAGGCCACTTCTCTACCGTCATCTAAGTTGTACACAGCGT CTTGGACACTCTTGATGCTGCGCCTCTCATCACAAAGTGATGAGTACAGTATGTGA
- the LOC133618744 gene encoding uncharacterized protein isoform X4 gives MENNSLLNAGSEDQQSQSKPLDDKPGLSQIRKSWGFRRSTIAQREFVDEVGEQTSSPLLVRRARSRHSTQTPPALKDNKVAQARQASLAVINDLEWSAPASPVSEEPKPALSHVGGCLDPSMWQDIGSAFGTAFSLLGGDEGLSMDISDDLAIPEVLPVSDATEPILLVADNTEVSEYRELAHNVGILQPVPLEKVASGNVEDVVLISSQDEDSDEVTLIQIKEQLQSKSMHKLIDGRGGRGKARGRGRGRGRGKGRGRGRGKALEVQSLVEDDDVMLVNPSEEQLQHLQEGHKENDSHTLISMETSPAHSVKTLSPVQQMSSDFIIIDTDVEQNTDTTSGPYDDTPEEGKRQDHNDREVIQHSRILASNIYDPTAVYCICRQKHNKRFMISCDSCQECFHGDCVGVSETDGRTEYLCPPCTSKKLSQPPSDSHTQPEPKKCPVVLSLIPSGDKQYRQEELDSLKKTVQVEGNDIEVASVNVPEPAPGTEVEMETDSSLPLCIGQGCSRPALLDSVYCGADCIIQHATFTMKSISDTKEPKPRGRAQRNATTTTPTAKGQCSRVSPRLAAKAEENANEEELMEGDGTQTACDSNLTEVQATSLPSSKLYTASTPGRRDTKQCGQGLFPEQPA, from the exons ATGGAGAATAACAGCCTCCTGAATGCTGGCTCAG AGGACCAACAGAGCCAGTCAAAACCTTTGGATGATAAACCCGGATTGTCCCAGATTAGAAAGTCCTGGGGCTTCAGACGATCAACTATAGCTCAACGGGAGTTCGTGGATGAAGTTGGAGAGCAAACCAGTAGTCCTCTACTTGTGCGTCGGGCTAGAAGCCGTCATTCTACTCAGACACCACCTGCCCTTAAAGACAACAAAGTCGCCCAAGCTCGTCAAGCATCACTGGCAGTTATAAATGACCTGGAGTGGTCTGCCCCAGCTTCGCCAGTATCCGAAGAGCCCAAACCAGCTTTATCCCATGTGGGAGGATGCCTTGACCCCAGCATGTGGCAGGACATTGGGTCTGCCTTTGGCACGGCTTTCTCTCTTCTTGGCGGAGATGAGGGGTTGTCAATGGACATATCTGATGATTTGGCAATTCCAGAAGTTTTACCAGTTTCTGATGCCACAGAGCCCATTCTACTAGTTGCAGATAACACAGAGGTGTCTGAGTATAGGGAACTTGCTCATAATGTTGGAATTTTGCAGCCTGTCCCTTTGGAGAAGGTGGCAAGTGGGAATGTCGAAGATGTAGTTTTGATCTCAAGCCAAGATGAGGATAGCGATGAGGTAACTTTGATACAAATAAAGGAGCAATTGCAATCTAAATCCATGCACAAACTCATAGATGGGAGAGGAGGAAGAGGGAAGGCCAGAGGTAGAGGAAGAGGACGAGGAAGGGGTAAAGGCAGAGGTAGAGGGAGGGGTAAGGCATTGGAGGTTCAATCATTAGTGGAGGATGATGATGTGATGCTTGTTAATCCATCAGAAGAACAGCTGCAGCACCTACAAGAAGGGCATAAAGAAAATGATTCACACACACTCATAAGCATGGAGACATCTCCTGCCCACTCAGTTAAGACTCTGAGTCCAGTTCAGCAAATGAGCTCAGACTTTATTATCATAGACACAGATGTGGAGCAGAATACTGACACAACTTCAGGCCCCTATGATGATACACCAGAAGAGGGTAAAAGGCAAGACCACAATGATAGGGAAGTCATACAACATTCAAGAATTTTGGCTTCTAATATATATGATCCCACTGCTGTGTACTGCATCTGTCGACAAAAACACAATAAAAG GTTTATGATCTCCTGTGACAGTTGCCAAGAGTGTTTTCACGGCGACTGCGTTGGTGTCAGTGAAACGGATGGCCGTACAGAGTACCTCTGCCCACCATGCACTTCAAAGAAGCTGAGCCAACCTCCATCAGATTCTCACACCCAGCCAGAACCAAAAAAGTGTCCAGTGGTCTTGTCACTGATTCCTTCTGGAGACAAACAATACAGACAAGAGGAGCTGGACTCCCTCAAG AAGACTGTACAGGTGGAGGGGAATGATATAGAGGTGGCTTCTGTAAACGTTCCTGAGCCTGCGCCTGGAACTGAAGTGGAGATGGAGACAGATAGCTCACTTCCGCTATGTATTGGACAAGGATGCTCCAGACCAGCTTTACTGGACTCTGTTTATTGTGGCGCTGACTGCATTATTCAGCATGCTACCTTTACTATGAAGTCCATCTCTGACACAAAGGAGCCCAAACCTAGAGGCCGAGCACAGAGAAATGCTACAACTACAACACCTACTGCAAAG GGTCAGTGTAGTAGGGTGTCTCCAAGGTTAGCAGCAAAAGCTGAGGAAAATGCCAACGAAGAGGAGTTGATGGAAGGTGATGGAACACAAACAGCCTGTGACTCCAATCTCACAGAAGTTCAGGCCACTTCTCTACCGTCATCTAAGTTGTACACAGCGT caactCCAGGCAGACGagacaccaagcagtgtgggcagggtttgtttccagagcagccagcctga
- the LOC133618744 gene encoding uncharacterized protein isoform X5 — protein MENNSLLNAGSEDQQSQSKPLDDKPGLSQIRKSWGFRRSTIAQREFVDEVGEQTSSPLLVRRARSRHSTQTPPALKDNKVAQARQASLAVINDLEWSAPASPVSEEPKPALSHVGGCLDPSMWQDIGSAFGTAFSLLGGDEGLSMDISDDLAIPEVLPVSDATEPILLVADNTEVSEYRELAHNVGILQPVPLEKVASGNVEDVVLISSQDEDSDEVTLIQIKEQLQSKSMHKLIDGRGGRGKARGRGRGRGRGKGRGRGRGKALEVQSLVEDDDVMLVNPSEEQLQHLQEGHKENDSHTLISMETSPAHSVKTLSPVQQMSSDFIIIDTDVEQNTDTTSGPYDDTPEEGKRQDHNDREVIQHSRILASNIYDPTAVYCICRQKHNKRFMISCDSCQECFHGDCVGVSETDGRTEYLCPPCTSKKLSQPPSDSHTQPEPKKCPVVLSLIPSGDKQYRQEELDSLKKTVQVEGNDIEVASVNVPEPAPGTEVEMETDSSLPLCIGQGCSRPALLDSVYCGADCIIQHATFTMKSISDTKEPKPRGRAQRNATTTTPTAKGQCSRVSPRLAAKAEENANEEELMEGDGTQTACDSNLTEVQATSLPSSKLYTAYLPMERLALGCHMDHLKLWF, from the exons ATGGAGAATAACAGCCTCCTGAATGCTGGCTCAG AGGACCAACAGAGCCAGTCAAAACCTTTGGATGATAAACCCGGATTGTCCCAGATTAGAAAGTCCTGGGGCTTCAGACGATCAACTATAGCTCAACGGGAGTTCGTGGATGAAGTTGGAGAGCAAACCAGTAGTCCTCTACTTGTGCGTCGGGCTAGAAGCCGTCATTCTACTCAGACACCACCTGCCCTTAAAGACAACAAAGTCGCCCAAGCTCGTCAAGCATCACTGGCAGTTATAAATGACCTGGAGTGGTCTGCCCCAGCTTCGCCAGTATCCGAAGAGCCCAAACCAGCTTTATCCCATGTGGGAGGATGCCTTGACCCCAGCATGTGGCAGGACATTGGGTCTGCCTTTGGCACGGCTTTCTCTCTTCTTGGCGGAGATGAGGGGTTGTCAATGGACATATCTGATGATTTGGCAATTCCAGAAGTTTTACCAGTTTCTGATGCCACAGAGCCCATTCTACTAGTTGCAGATAACACAGAGGTGTCTGAGTATAGGGAACTTGCTCATAATGTTGGAATTTTGCAGCCTGTCCCTTTGGAGAAGGTGGCAAGTGGGAATGTCGAAGATGTAGTTTTGATCTCAAGCCAAGATGAGGATAGCGATGAGGTAACTTTGATACAAATAAAGGAGCAATTGCAATCTAAATCCATGCACAAACTCATAGATGGGAGAGGAGGAAGAGGGAAGGCCAGAGGTAGAGGAAGAGGACGAGGAAGGGGTAAAGGCAGAGGTAGAGGGAGGGGTAAGGCATTGGAGGTTCAATCATTAGTGGAGGATGATGATGTGATGCTTGTTAATCCATCAGAAGAACAGCTGCAGCACCTACAAGAAGGGCATAAAGAAAATGATTCACACACACTCATAAGCATGGAGACATCTCCTGCCCACTCAGTTAAGACTCTGAGTCCAGTTCAGCAAATGAGCTCAGACTTTATTATCATAGACACAGATGTGGAGCAGAATACTGACACAACTTCAGGCCCCTATGATGATACACCAGAAGAGGGTAAAAGGCAAGACCACAATGATAGGGAAGTCATACAACATTCAAGAATTTTGGCTTCTAATATATATGATCCCACTGCTGTGTACTGCATCTGTCGACAAAAACACAATAAAAG GTTTATGATCTCCTGTGACAGTTGCCAAGAGTGTTTTCACGGCGACTGCGTTGGTGTCAGTGAAACGGATGGCCGTACAGAGTACCTCTGCCCACCATGCACTTCAAAGAAGCTGAGCCAACCTCCATCAGATTCTCACACCCAGCCAGAACCAAAAAAGTGTCCAGTGGTCTTGTCACTGATTCCTTCTGGAGACAAACAATACAGACAAGAGGAGCTGGACTCCCTCAAG AAGACTGTACAGGTGGAGGGGAATGATATAGAGGTGGCTTCTGTAAACGTTCCTGAGCCTGCGCCTGGAACTGAAGTGGAGATGGAGACAGATAGCTCACTTCCGCTATGTATTGGACAAGGATGCTCCAGACCAGCTTTACTGGACTCTGTTTATTGTGGCGCTGACTGCATTATTCAGCATGCTACCTTTACTATGAAGTCCATCTCTGACACAAAGGAGCCCAAACCTAGAGGCCGAGCACAGAGAAATGCTACAACTACAACACCTACTGCAAAG GGTCAGTGTAGTAGGGTGTCTCCAAGGTTAGCAGCAAAAGCTGAGGAAAATGCCAACGAAGAGGAGTTGATGGAAGGTGATGGAACACAAACAGCCTGTGACTCCAATCTCACAGAAGTTCAGGCCACTTCTCTACCGTCATCTAAGTTGTACACAGCGT ATCTCCCGATGGAGCGACTGGCTCTTGGTTGTCACATGGATCATCTCAAGTTGTGGTTCTAA